Below is a window of bacterium DNA.
CGCTCGAGGTAGGCGCGATTGACGTCCGTGATCTCGAGCTCTCCTCGATCCGAAGGCTCCAGCCCTTCCGCGATGCCCACGACATCGTTATCGTAGAAGTAGAGGCCGGTGACGGCGTAGTGTGAGTCCGGCTCAGCAGGCTTCTCCTCGATCTTGGTTACAGTGCCGTCTCTGTCGAAACTCAATACACCGTAGCGCGTGGGGTCTTTCACACGGTAGCCAAAGACCGTGGCGCCCGAGCTATGACTCGCTGCCTTTTTGAGCTTCTTGCGAAGTGTCCGCGCGTAGAAGATGTTGTCGCCCAGGATCAGTGCCACCGGCCGTCGGTCGATGAAGTCGCTGCCGATCAGCAACGACTCGGCGATGCCCCTGGGCTCTGCCTGCACCGCGTAGGAGAGAGAGATGCCCCACTGCGCTCCGTCGCCGAGAAGCTTTCGATAGGCCGCTTGGTCACGAGGCGTGGTGATGACCAGAATCTCTCGGATCCCGGCCAGCATGAGAGTCGTCAGCGAGTAGTAGACCATCGGTTTGTCGTACACAGGTATCAGCTGCTTCGACAACGAGATGGTGGCCGGGTGGAGGCGAGTGCCGGCTCCACCCGACAGAAGAAGGCCGCAGAATTCGGACTGGGCTCTCGGCTGTAGCATCGCGCAGGTTGAATTATAGATGCGCGCGGCCGGTCATGTCGCTCAAGAGCGCGGCGTAGCGTCGGGCTACTCGCTCCCAGGAGTAGCGCGTTCGAGCGCGTCTTGCAGCGGCAGCACGTAGCCATTCGAATGGATCGGGATTCCGACGGATTCGCTCCAGCTGCTCGGTGAGCGTCGCTGGCCGATCCGCTCGGAAGTAGAGCGCGGTGTCGCCTGCGACTTCCCGGTTTTCCGGCGTGTCGTTGACGACGACGCAGTTGCCGTAGCCCATGGCTTCGACCAGGGCCGGGTGGGTGCCACCCACTTCGGTCGCCTGCACGAAAGCGAGAGCGCCCGACAACAGCTCGCGGTAGCCGTCGCCGTAGATCGCTCCGGGAAACAGGACTCTCGAATCCGACCTGGCCTTGAGGTCGGCAATGAAGTTTCGCGAGTATGGCGCGTCTCCCACCATGACGAGCGGCAACCCCCCGCCGACGGCTCGGTAAGCCTCCGTAACGCGGTGAGGGTTATTCTCCGGCTCGAACCGGCTGACGTAGAGAAAGTACTCCCGTGGCCGGAGCCCGAGCTCGGCCAGCGTCGGTCCGGCTGGCAGCGGACGGGGCTCTACGCCGTAGGCGATTGTCGCAGAAGAGGCTCCGTAGTGCCGTCGGTAGTGGCTCTCGATGACCTTCGCATCGGTCACGAGTCGGGCCGGCAGCGTCACCGCGAGGAACTCGGAGATCGCGTACACTGCCCGTCCCACGCGTCCCCACTTGGCGCGCTGTTTCTCGATGCCGTCGACATTGAGGGCCACCGGAGTTCCTCTGAGCTCGAGCCACGGTACGAAAATAGCGTTGGCGCCGTTGACCATCAGCGCGGCGTCGTAACCGCGGGTTATCGCGTGCAGACAGGAAAGAGCCGTGTGGACCGGCGTTTCGGTGTATTTCGCGTAGAGGCTCGGTAGGCGAACGAGACGGACGCCCTTGAACTTCCGGCAGTCCCGAGCGGTGTAGCGGGAGCGGCAGTAGACGGTGACGTCGAACCCCAGCTCGACCAGCCTCGGGGCGAGCTCTTCGAACAAAGTCTCGAAACCGCCGTAACAGGCTGGTATGCCCCGACTACCCATCAGGGCAATGTTCGGTTTTGTCATCGAGCCTTGGGACATCGGGGACAAGCGGGCATGTTGCGAAGGAAGCCGGTAAGTCTCCTTCGTCGTAGACTAGCTGCGTGACGAACAAAAGGAAAAGAACCTGATGAAGCGAGATTGGACTCTCTGGATCGCCCTACTGGTGCTATTTGGGGGGCTTGCCACCGTCACCAGGGCGCAAGACGAAAACGAAGAGGTAGCTCCGTCTCGAAGTCACGAAACCACGCTCCTTCCTGAGTTCGTGGTTCCTGCCGACACCGAGCCGGTCGTTGTCGATCAGCTGCGCGAGCTGCATCATTTCGCCGGAGAGATCTTGAGCGACTCGGCACGATCCGACGCAGACCGGGCCGAGGCGGTTGGCGAGCTCGGGCGCCACTACCACGCCTACGGATTCTCGCGGGAGGCGACGGACTGCTACGAGCTCGCCGGGACGCTCGCACCACGAGATTTCCGCTGGACTTATCTGCTGGGCTACCTGGCTCAGGGCGAAGGCCGACTCGAGGAAGCTCGTGGACGCTATGAGAAGGCCCTTTCGATCGTCCCGGGTGTATCTCCGACCTTGATCCGGCTGGCTGCTGTCTATGCTGAACTGGGAAACGCCGACAAGGCGGAATGGCTCTATCGCGAGGCCCTGAGGACCGATCCCGCCTCGTCGGCGGCCGAGGCCGGGCTGGGGGAGCTTCTCCTGGGTCAGAACCGGGCCGAGGAAGCCGCAGTCCTGCTCCAGGGGGCCCTCGAGAAGACGCCGGAAGCAAATCGCCTTTTCTACCCGCTGGCGTTGGCATACCGGAAACTGGGGGAGGACGAAAGAGCGCGCCAGCTTCTCGCATGGCGCGGTGACGTCGGCATCAAGCCCGCGGACCCGGTCATCGACTCGCTCGAAGGCTTGAAGACAGGGGAGCGAGTTCACCTCCTTCAGGGTCAATCGGCTTTCTGGGTAGGACGGTACGCGGAAGCCGCGAACCAGTTCCGGAAGGCGCTGGACATCAATCCCGACAGCATCGGGGGCTGGATCGATCTGGGGTCGGCCCTCGGCGAGATGGGCAATGTCGATGAAGCTATCGGCGCGTTCGAGCGGGCCGTCGAGCTGGCTCCCGGTAACGAGACCGCCTTGTTCAACCTGGGTGTCTTGCTCTCGCGCCGCGGTGAGCACGATCGAGCGATCAACTACCTCAGCCAAGCGGGCCAGTTTGCTCCCGCTGACGGCCAGATTCGCTACGAGCTTGCTCAGGCGTTGCGGCTGGCCGAACGTTGGGAGGATGCGATTCTGCACTTCGATGTCGCGATTCAAGCTTTTCCGGCCAGGGAGGCGCCCTGGCTCGGCAAGGCCCAGGCGCAGACGCGCTTGGACGACCTGGCCGGTGCTCGAAAGACACTCGAAGACGGTCTCGAGCAGATTCCCGAGGGCGCTGTGCTGGCCCAAGCCCTGTCGAGGATTTTGGCGTCTTCCCCGGACCCGGCGGTTCGGGATGAAGAGCGGGCGTTCAACTTGGCTCTGAATACCTTCGAAACTCGCAGGGAGCTCTCCGACGCCGAGTGGGTGGCTGAAGTGCTGGCCGAGGCAGATCGATGCGAGCAGGCGGCGGAGTGGCTGCGCAAGGTTCTGGACGAAGCGACTCAGGCCG
It encodes the following:
- a CDS encoding tetratricopeptide repeat protein encodes the protein MKRDWTLWIALLVLFGGLATVTRAQDENEEVAPSRSHETTLLPEFVVPADTEPVVVDQLRELHHFAGEILSDSARSDADRAEAVGELGRHYHAYGFSREATDCYELAGTLAPRDFRWTYLLGYLAQGEGRLEEARGRYEKALSIVPGVSPTLIRLAAVYAELGNADKAEWLYREALRTDPASSAAEAGLGELLLGQNRAEEAAVLLQGALEKTPEANRLFYPLALAYRKLGEDERARQLLAWRGDVGIKPADPVIDSLEGLKTGERVHLLQGQSAFWVGRYAEAANQFRKALDINPDSIGGWIDLGSALGEMGNVDEAIGAFERAVELAPGNETALFNLGVLLSRRGEHDRAINYLSQAGQFAPADGQIRYELAQALRLAERWEDAILHFDVAIQAFPAREAPWLGKAQAQTRLDDLAGARKTLEDGLEQIPEGAVLAQALSRILASSPDPAVRDEERAFNLALNTFETRRELSDAEWVAEVLAEADRCEQAAEWLRKVLDEATQA
- the rfbA gene encoding glucose-1-phosphate thymidylyltransferase RfbA; this translates as MLQPRAQSEFCGLLLSGGAGTRLHPATISLSKQLIPVYDKPMVYYSLTTLMLAGIREILVITTPRDQAAYRKLLGDGAQWGISLSYAVQAEPRGIAESLLIGSDFIDRRPVALILGDNIFYARTLRKKLKKAASHSSGATVFGYRVKDPTRYGVLSFDRDGTVTKIEEKPAEPDSHYAVTGLYFYDNDVVGIAEGLEPSDRGELEITDVNRAYLERQDLRVEILGRGTAWLDTGTLDSLLDAANFVRVIEERQGLKISCPEEIAFRLGFIGPEQLRELAAGHGDSGYGRYLRTVLEEPIQVT
- a CDS encoding glycosyltransferase family 1 protein encodes the protein MTKPNIALMGSRGIPACYGGFETLFEELAPRLVELGFDVTVYCRSRYTARDCRKFKGVRLVRLPSLYAKYTETPVHTALSCLHAITRGYDAALMVNGANAIFVPWLELRGTPVALNVDGIEKQRAKWGRVGRAVYAISEFLAVTLPARLVTDAKVIESHYRRHYGASSATIAYGVEPRPLPAGPTLAELGLRPREYFLYVSRFEPENNPHRVTEAYRAVGGGLPLVMVGDAPYSRNFIADLKARSDSRVLFPGAIYGDGYRELLSGALAFVQATEVGGTHPALVEAMGYGNCVVVNDTPENREVAGDTALYFRADRPATLTEQLERIRRNPDPFEWLRAAAARRARTRYSWERVARRYAALLSDMTGRAHL